One window of the Hyperolius riggenbachi isolate aHypRig1 chromosome 5, aHypRig1.pri, whole genome shotgun sequence genome contains the following:
- the LOC137518072 gene encoding oocyte zinc finger protein XlCOF28-like yields MSAGALQTVPITFDEVAVYFTEEEWRHLQEWQRKLYKEVMQENLEAVLSLGYQYRHPPPPPRVLPEDNLWIAQYTGDQLEPDVPGVTEKWPDDHLLGLFQTCSHNSSGCPAAQHEYQNTSLAKKHHRCSGCNMMFGTLSQLAKHEWLHKQEKTEGPTTKPTDNQVLKQEKTQKPSTTRTVKPVTPPSAPPKGTVYKCDVCDKTFINRSVLSLHQRTHTGEKIFKCLECGTSFTKRAQLIVHRKCHIEDRPYKCTLCEKSYHQRSKLVEHHRTHTGEKPFQCSVCGKGFTKRSHLKEHMRIHNGDKPHKCDQCDKTFHYPSNLVEHQRTHSGDRPFQCTECDKSFIKMSKLIVHLRVHTGERPYKCPECGKSFSQQSNLVGHQRTHTRQRPYKCEECEKTFSHHYALVVHRRSHSGEKPYKCSFCDKAFSQNSNLKLHLKVHKPQGDIKRRRKTQKEPQLTHNSDVSKETSNELQLSNRLETGKKVCHKLKPLNIHKKIKQAPIEQQPIDIPEACRTPHDPKPMNGLNVYKNALSEPAQLKGLHTSKNNHDPQTLNVYGIGELTHGEAKPPKSLSKDEMTCYVAQPLDNQDNNQDMCNQTSHPKLSNSPEVRKKVQYEPEQTNNHDAFLDRETKMYQNDVESTDVVKIESGITPTSTQTGDLEDDSEAIEDLEDAYIQWSPLSQYLAAVWPPEKQYSCSQCDKMFLEKSKFVIHLRTHTGERPFKCSQCGKAFIQWSRLAEHRKTHTGNKPYECKECGKSFIKRSKLTIHQRIHSGERPYACPQCGKCFSQQCNMAVHQRIHTGEMPFKCSECDRVFRYQTALVRHKRSHKTES; encoded by the exons ATGTCGGCCGGAGCACTGCAGACG GTCCCCATTACATTTGATGAGGTGGCGGTGTACTTCACGGAGGAAGAATGGCGCCATCTACAGGAGTGGCAGAGAAAGCTTTACAAGGAAGTGATGCAGGAGAACCTGGAAGCTGTTCTGTCTCTGG GGTATCAGTAtcgacacccccctcccccaccgagAGTCCTTCCAGAAGACAACCTCTGGATCGCTCAGTACACTGGAGACCAGCTGG AGCCAGATGTCCCcggagtgacagagaagtggccAGATGACCACCTGCTGGGGCTGTTCCAGACCTGTTCTCACAATTCTTCTGGATGTCCAGCTGCTCAACATGAATACCAGAATACTTCACTGGCTAAGAAGCATCACCGTTGTTCTGGGTGTAACATGATGTTTGGCACCTTGTCCCAACTGGCGAAGCACGAATGGCTCCACAAGCAAGAGAAGACTGAGGGTCCAACAACAAAGCCTACAGACAACCAGGTCCTTAAGCAGGAGAAGACTCAGAAACCAAGTACAACCAGGACAGTGAAGCCAGTTACACCCCCTTCTGCTCCTCCTAAGGGGACAGTCTACAAGTGTGACGTTTGTGACAAGACCTTCATTAACCGGTCAGTGCTCTCTCTGCACCAGAGAACCCATACTGGTGAGAAGATCTTCAAGTGTCTGGAATGTGGGACAAGTTTCACAAAACGAGCACAGCTGATTGTGCACAGGAAGTGCCACATAGAGGATAGGCCATATAAGTGTACATTATGTGAGAAGAGCTACCATCAGCGTTCAAAGCTGGTTGAGCATCACAggactcacactggtgaaaagccatttcAGTGCTCTGTGTGCGGGAAAGGCTTCACCAAACGATCCCACCTGAAGGAACATATGCGCATCCATAATGGGGATAAGCCTCACAAATGCGACCAGTGTGACAAGACCTTCCACTACCCTTCTAACCTGGTGGAGCACCAGAGGACCCATTCTGGAGACCGACCCTTTCAGTGCACAGAGTGCGACAAAAGCTTCATCAAAATGTCCAAACTCATTGTCCACCTCCGCGTCCACACTGGAGAGCGGCCCTACAAATGTCCAGAGTGTGGCAAGAGTTTCAGCCAGCAGTCTAACCTTGTGGGTCACCAACGAACCCACACCCGACAAAGGCCTTACAAGTGTGAGGAGTGTGAAAAGACCTTCAGTCACCACTATGCTCTTGTGGTCCACCGAAGATCTCACTCAGGAGAAAAACCTTACAAATGTTCCTTCTGTGACAAAGCCTTCAGCCAGAACTCTAACCTTAAACTGCACTTGAAAGTTCATAAACCACAGGGAGACATAAAGCGACGTCGAAAGACTCAAAAGGAGCCACAACTCACACATAATTCTGATGTAAGCAAAGAGACCAGTAATGAACTCCAACTGTCCAACAGGCTTGAGACAGGCAAGAAAGTTTGTCATAAACTTAAGCCACTGAATATCCACAAAAAAATCAAGCAGGCTCCTATTGAGCAACAACCAATTGACATCCCTGAAGCATGCAGAACTCCTCATGACCCTAAACCCATGAATGGCCTTAATGTGTACAAAAATGCACTATCTGAGCCAGCACAGCTGAAGGGCCTCCATACAAGCAAGAACAATCATGACCCACAAACACTGAATGTCTATGGCATAGGTGAGCTCACCCATGGGGAAGCCAAACCACCCAAGAGTCTTTCCAAAGATGAGATGACCTGTTATGTAGCACAGCCACTAGATAACCAAGATAATAACCAAGATATGTGCAACCAAACTTCTCATCCCAAGCTATCAAACAGCCCTGAGGTGCGCAAGAAGGTACAGTATGAGCCTGAGCAGACGAATAACCATGACGCCTTCCTGGACAGAGAGACAAAGATGTATCAAAATGATGTAGAATCCACTGATGTAGTAAAAATTGAGAGCGGAATAACACCTACATCAACACAAACAGGAGATCTGGAGGATGATTCAGAAGCTATAGAAGACTTAGAGGATGCTTATATTCAGTGGTCTCCCTTGAGTCAGTACCTGGCTGCTGTGTGGCCCCCAGAAAAGCAGTACAGCTGCAGCCAATGTGATAAAATGTTTCTGGAAAAGTCCAAATTTGTTATCCACCTACGTACTCACACTGGTGAGCGACCCTTTAAGTGTTCTCAGTGTGGTAAGGCCTTCATCCAGTGGTCACGCCTGGCAGAGCATCGCAAAACCCACACCGGCAACAAACCGTACGAGTGCAAGGAATGTGGCAAAAGCTTTATCAAGCGTTCCAAACTAACCATCCACCAGAGGATTCACAGCGGGGAACGTCCTTACGCCTGCCCCCAGTGTGGCAAATGCTTCAGCCAACAGTGCAATATGGCTGTCCACCAACGCATCCACACGGGTGAGATGCCCTTTAAGTGTTCTGAGTGTGACAGGGTATTCCGTTACCAGACCGCTCTTGTAAGACATAAGCGGAGCCACAAAACGGAGAGCTAG